In a single window of the Bradyrhizobium sp. ORS 285 genome:
- the queF gene encoding preQ(1) synthase yields MAKKSNPSLTSAGLQLGREVAPPDSPEAARLDRVPNPQKDTDYLARFTVPEFTSLCPVTGQPDFAHLVIDYAPGPWLVESKSLKLYFASFRNHGAFHEDCTVAIGKRLTAEIKPKWLRIGGYWYPRGGIPIDVFWQTGKLPKGLWVPDQGVAPYRGRG; encoded by the coding sequence ATGGCGAAAAAATCCAACCCATCCCTGACATCGGCAGGCCTCCAACTGGGCCGCGAGGTCGCGCCCCCCGACAGCCCGGAGGCTGCTAGGCTCGACCGCGTTCCCAACCCGCAGAAGGACACCGATTACCTGGCCCGCTTCACCGTGCCGGAATTCACCTCGCTGTGCCCGGTGACGGGCCAGCCGGACTTCGCCCATCTCGTGATCGATTACGCCCCCGGCCCCTGGCTGGTGGAATCCAAGTCACTCAAGCTGTACTTCGCGAGCTTCCGCAACCACGGCGCCTTCCACGAGGACTGCACGGTCGCCATCGGCAAGCGCCTGACGGCCGAGATCAAGCCGAAATGGCTGCGCATCGGCGGCTACTGGTACCCCCGCGGCGGCATCCCGATCGACGTGTTCTGGCAGACCGGCAAGCTGCCGAAGGGCCTGTGGGTGCCGGACCAGGGCGTGGCGCCATATCGCGGCCGCGGCTGA
- the eno gene encoding phosphopyruvate hydratase, which produces MTAIVDIIGREILDSRGNPTVEVDVVLEDGSVGRAAVPSGASTGAHEAVELRDGDKHRYLGKGVQKAVEAVNDEIYEALADMSVQDQVQIDQILIELDGTENKSRIGANAILGVSLACAKAAAISYDMPLYRYVGGTSARTLPVPMMNIVNGGVHADNPIDFQEFMIMPVGAPTFAEALRCGSEIFHTLKGELKKAGHNTNVGDEGGFAPNLPSADAALDFVMSAIGKAGYTAGEDVMLALDCAATEFFKDGKYVYEGENRSRSRSEQAKYLADLVARYPICSIEDGMSEDDMDGWKELTDLIGSKCQLVGDDLFVTNVNRLEDGIRNGRANSILIKVNQIGTLTETLAAVEMAYKAGYTAVMSHRSGETEDSTIADLAVATNCGQIKTGSLARADRTAKYNQLLRIEQELDAQAKYAGRAALKALA; this is translated from the coding sequence ATGACCGCCATCGTCGACATCATCGGCCGCGAAATCCTGGACAGCCGCGGCAATCCCACGGTCGAGGTCGACGTCGTGCTGGAGGACGGCTCGGTCGGCCGCGCCGCGGTTCCCTCGGGCGCCTCGACCGGCGCGCACGAGGCGGTCGAACTGCGCGACGGCGACAAGCACCGCTATCTCGGCAAGGGCGTCCAGAAGGCGGTCGAAGCGGTCAATGACGAGATCTATGAGGCCCTGGCCGACATGTCGGTGCAGGACCAGGTCCAGATCGACCAGATCCTGATCGAGCTCGACGGCACCGAGAACAAGAGCCGGATCGGCGCCAACGCCATCCTCGGCGTCTCGCTCGCCTGCGCCAAGGCCGCGGCGATCTCCTACGACATGCCGCTGTATCGCTATGTCGGCGGCACCTCGGCGCGCACGCTGCCGGTGCCGATGATGAACATCGTCAATGGCGGCGTCCATGCCGACAACCCGATCGACTTCCAGGAATTCATGATCATGCCGGTGGGCGCGCCGACCTTTGCGGAGGCGCTGCGCTGCGGTTCGGAGATCTTCCACACGTTGAAGGGCGAGCTGAAGAAGGCCGGCCACAACACCAATGTCGGCGACGAAGGCGGCTTCGCGCCGAACCTCCCGTCGGCGGACGCGGCGCTCGACTTCGTCATGAGCGCGATCGGCAAGGCCGGCTATACCGCCGGCGAGGACGTGATGCTGGCGCTGGACTGCGCCGCGACCGAGTTCTTCAAGGACGGCAAGTATGTCTATGAGGGCGAGAACAGGTCCCGCTCGCGCTCGGAGCAGGCCAAGTATCTCGCCGACCTCGTCGCGCGCTATCCGATCTGCTCGATCGAGGACGGCATGTCCGAGGACGACATGGACGGCTGGAAGGAGCTGACCGACCTGATCGGATCCAAGTGCCAGCTGGTCGGCGACGATCTGTTCGTCACCAATGTGAACCGTCTCGAGGACGGCATCCGCAACGGCCGCGCCAACTCGATCCTGATCAAGGTCAACCAGATCGGCACGCTGACCGAGACGCTCGCCGCGGTCGAGATGGCCTACAAGGCCGGCTACACCGCCGTGATGTCGCACCGCTCCGGCGAGACCGAGGATTCCACCATCGCCGATCTCGCGGTCGCCACCAATTGCGGGCAGATCAAGACCGGCTCGCTGGCGCGCGCCGACCGCACCGCCAAGTACAACCAGCTGCTGCGCATCGAGCAGGAGCTGGACGCACAGGCCAAGTATGCCGGCCGCGCGGCGCTCAAGGCGCTGGCCTGA